One region of Flavobacterium sp. KACC 22763 genomic DNA includes:
- the kynU gene encoding kynureninase, whose product MTFQNTREFARELDSKDALKHYQDQFIFPKVNDKRVIYFTGNSLGLQPKRTKAYIDEVMNDWAELAVEGHFYAEKPWWDYQERFAEPLSKIVGALPSEVTVMNTLTVNLHLLMVSFYQPKGKRYKIICEEKAFPSDQYMFQSQVNFHGYKPEDAIVEIKRREGEHNIRLEDVLSKIEEVGDELALVLIGGVNYYTGQVFDIKTITAAGQKVGAKVGWDLAHAAGNIKLELHDWNVDFAAWCSYKYMNSGPGNASGCFVHEKHHNSNLPRFAGWWGHNKERRFKMEPTFDPVHGADGWQISNLPVLSLAPYLASVEMFAEVGMDALIKKRDHITSYLEFILHEIDKEVESTFEIITPSNPEERASQLSVFLHGEGRALFDYLMKNGVITDWREPNVIRLAPVPLYCSYEDMYDFGQILKKGILGK is encoded by the coding sequence ATGACTTTTCAAAATACACGCGAATTTGCACGAGAGCTAGATTCGAAAGATGCATTAAAACATTATCAAGACCAATTTATTTTTCCTAAAGTAAATGATAAACGAGTAATCTATTTTACAGGAAACTCATTAGGATTACAGCCAAAACGTACCAAAGCCTATATTGATGAAGTAATGAATGACTGGGCAGAATTGGCTGTTGAAGGTCATTTTTATGCCGAAAAACCTTGGTGGGATTATCAGGAAAGATTTGCAGAACCGTTGAGTAAAATTGTTGGTGCACTTCCGTCTGAAGTTACAGTGATGAATACTTTGACAGTAAATCTTCACTTATTGATGGTTTCTTTTTATCAGCCAAAAGGGAAACGTTATAAAATTATCTGCGAAGAAAAAGCTTTTCCGTCAGATCAATATATGTTTCAGAGCCAAGTGAATTTTCACGGATACAAACCTGAAGATGCGATTGTAGAAATTAAACGCAGAGAAGGAGAACATAATATTCGTCTAGAAGATGTTTTATCCAAAATTGAAGAAGTTGGAGATGAATTGGCTCTAGTTTTAATTGGCGGAGTAAACTATTATACAGGACAAGTTTTTGATATTAAAACGATAACCGCAGCAGGACAAAAAGTTGGAGCAAAAGTAGGTTGGGATTTGGCTCACGCTGCTGGAAATATCAAACTAGAACTTCACGATTGGAATGTAGATTTTGCCGCTTGGTGCAGTTATAAATATATGAACTCAGGACCAGGAAATGCTTCTGGTTGTTTTGTTCACGAAAAGCATCATAATTCAAATCTGCCAAGATTTGCAGGTTGGTGGGGACACAACAAAGAACGTCGTTTTAAAATGGAACCTACTTTTGACCCAGTTCACGGCGCAGACGGATGGCAAATTAGTAACTTACCAGTTCTATCTTTAGCGCCATATTTAGCATCTGTAGAAATGTTTGCTGAGGTTGGAATGGATGCTTTAATTAAAAAACGTGACCATATTACTTCATATCTGGAATTTATTCTTCACGAGATTGATAAAGAAGTAGAAAGTACTTTCGAAATCATTACTCCTTCAAATCCTGAAGAAAGAGCTTCGCAATTATCTGTTTTTCTTCATGGAGAAGGAAGAGCTTTGTTTGATTATTTAATGAAAAATGGTGTCATTACAGATTGGCGTGAACCAAACGTTATTCGTCTTGCACCGGTTCCTTTGTATTGTTCTTATGAAGACATGTATGACTTTGGACAAATTCTTAAAAAAGGAATTTTAGGGAAATAA
- a CDS encoding penicillin acylase family protein, translated as MRIIKKILLTLLVLIVILAIGLCAYIFHLKPKYEGSLELKNLEKETTVYFDDFGVPHIYADSEKDAMRALGYVHAQERLWQMELLRRIAPGRLSEIFGGVALKNDKFFAGIGIEEASAKAIAKLDKNSESYKLTQAYLDGINQYLEEGVTPIEFTLVGVKKQKFTIKDVYNIFGYMSFSFAMAQKTDPLLTDIKNKYGAAYLKDLGIEGEFNTTRIKISKEKTEEYTEISKSITAMLDQSPIPPFVGSNSWVVGPHKSKTGKVIFANDPHIGFSQPATWYEAHIVTPKHELYGCYLAGTPFPLLAHNRNYAYGLTMFENDDIDFYQEKNKADDASQYQTPTGFSKYEIRKKTIKVKDSSDVVLTIKITRHGPVMNDFIDRLEKKNPIAMSWTYTREPILILDAAYGLSHAKNTTDFKKSVSLIAAPGLNVMYGDAKGNVAWWASGKLYRHNEGVNTHLILDGSSGKDDITKFLDFEKNPSAENPEWGYVYSANNQPEAIDNGYLYPGYYLPEDRAKRISGILDAKSDWDKEAISKMIYDNTSDVAVETTKNLIAALDNKPLSYNEKEILGVLKSWKGTTNLEDVAPTIYNKWIYLYLKNTFEDEMGKDNFNLFLGISLGKQVIANQIKNENSVWWDNIKTKNVKETRTEVVSKSFHDAVIALQNQLGENIAEWNWGKVHTVEHEHPLGKVKALRGLFNVGPFNSPGSNEVINNLFFGFNDEGKYYTKGGPSTRRIVDFADVENSWSILPTGQSGNPFSKHYSDQAEMYNAGKFRKMKLNKDEIIKTSTKLVLKPKK; from the coding sequence ATGAGAATAATTAAAAAAATCTTGTTGACATTATTGGTTCTTATTGTGATTCTTGCGATTGGTTTGTGCGCTTATATTTTTCATTTAAAACCGAAATATGAAGGTTCATTAGAATTAAAAAATCTTGAGAAAGAAACCACAGTCTATTTTGATGATTTTGGAGTGCCTCATATTTATGCAGATTCTGAAAAAGATGCTATGCGAGCACTTGGTTATGTGCATGCGCAGGAAAGATTATGGCAAATGGAATTGTTACGTCGAATAGCGCCGGGACGTTTATCTGAAATTTTTGGTGGAGTCGCGCTTAAAAATGACAAGTTTTTTGCGGGAATAGGAATTGAAGAAGCTTCAGCAAAAGCGATTGCAAAGTTGGATAAAAACAGCGAAAGCTATAAACTCACTCAAGCATATTTAGACGGAATTAATCAGTATTTAGAAGAAGGAGTAACGCCAATTGAGTTTACTTTGGTTGGCGTAAAAAAGCAAAAGTTTACTATAAAAGACGTTTATAATATTTTTGGATATATGTCTTTTAGTTTTGCTATGGCGCAGAAAACAGATCCATTGTTGACAGACATAAAAAATAAATACGGCGCTGCTTATTTGAAAGATTTAGGTATTGAAGGAGAATTCAATACTACTAGAATTAAAATCTCAAAAGAGAAAACTGAAGAATACACCGAGATTTCAAAATCTATAACTGCAATGTTGGATCAGTCTCCGATTCCGCCGTTTGTTGGAAGTAATAGCTGGGTTGTTGGGCCTCATAAATCGAAAACTGGGAAAGTTATTTTTGCGAATGATCCGCATATTGGATTTTCTCAGCCTGCCACTTGGTACGAAGCGCATATTGTAACTCCGAAACACGAATTGTATGGCTGTTATTTGGCAGGAACTCCATTTCCGCTTTTGGCACACAATAGAAATTATGCTTACGGCTTAACGATGTTTGAAAATGATGATATCGATTTTTATCAAGAAAAAAACAAAGCAGACGATGCTTCTCAATATCAGACACCGACAGGTTTCAGTAAATATGAAATCAGAAAGAAAACGATTAAAGTAAAAGATTCTTCGGATGTTGTCTTAACAATAAAGATTACGCGTCACGGACCAGTTATGAATGATTTTATAGATCGTTTAGAAAAGAAAAATCCAATTGCAATGTCATGGACGTATACGCGAGAACCAATCTTGATTCTAGATGCTGCTTACGGACTTTCGCATGCTAAAAACACTACCGATTTTAAAAAATCGGTTAGTTTAATTGCCGCTCCTGGATTGAACGTAATGTACGGCGATGCCAAAGGAAACGTGGCTTGGTGGGCGAGCGGGAAATTGTATCGACATAATGAGGGAGTTAACACTCATTTGATTTTAGACGGTTCAAGCGGAAAAGATGATATTACGAAGTTTTTGGATTTTGAAAAAAATCCATCAGCTGAAAATCCAGAATGGGGATATGTGTATTCTGCCAATAATCAGCCGGAAGCTATAGATAATGGTTATTTGTATCCAGGATATTATCTGCCAGAAGATCGCGCTAAAAGAATTTCAGGAATTCTAGATGCAAAATCAGACTGGGATAAAGAAGCCATCAGTAAAATGATTTACGATAATACTTCTGATGTGGCCGTTGAAACTACTAAAAACTTAATTGCAGCTTTAGATAATAAACCGCTTTCCTATAATGAAAAAGAGATTCTGGGTGTTTTAAAATCTTGGAAAGGAACAACAAATTTAGAAGATGTTGCACCAACGATTTATAACAAATGGATTTATTTGTATCTGAAAAACACATTTGAGGATGAAATGGGCAAAGACAACTTCAATTTATTTTTAGGAATTTCTCTAGGAAAACAAGTTATCGCCAATCAGATAAAAAATGAAAATTCGGTTTGGTGGGATAATATCAAAACAAAAAATGTGAAAGAAACGAGAACAGAGGTTGTTTCAAAATCTTTTCATGACGCTGTTATTGCTTTGCAAAATCAGTTAGGAGAAAATATTGCAGAATGGAATTGGGGAAAAGTGCATACGGTAGAACACGAACATCCATTAGGAAAAGTCAAAGCGCTTCGCGGATTATTTAATGTTGGGCCTTTTAATTCTCCAGGTTCAAATGAAGTAATCAATAATTTATTTTTCGGATTTAATGACGAAGGAAAATATTACACCAAAGGCGGACCTTCAACAAGAAGAATTGTCGATTTTGCCGATGTAGAAAATAGCTGGAGTATTTTGCCAACAGGTCAATCTGGAAATCCTTTCAGCAAACATTATAGCGATCAAGCCGAAATGTACAATGCAGGAAAGTTCAGAAAAATGAAATTGAACAAAGACGAAATTATAAAAACATCGACAAAATTGGTTTTAAAACCGAAGAAATAA
- the queA gene encoding tRNA preQ1(34) S-adenosylmethionine ribosyltransferase-isomerase QueA yields MKLSHFNFNLPKELLAEFPAENRDESRLMVIDRKKNTIEHKMFKDVINYFDDGDVLILNNTKVFPARLYGNKEKTGARIEVFLLRELNSEQRLWDVLVDPARKIRIGNKLYFGDDDSLVAEVIDNTTSRGRTLRFLYDGSYEEFRNKLTELGETPIPKYINREVTAEDAERYQTIYAKEEGAVAAPTAGLHFSKHLLKKLEIKGVNFAEVTLHVGLGTFNPVEVEDLSKHKMDSEELIITQEACDIVNEGKAKKKRICAVGTTSMRAIESSVSSANTLNPYEGWTNKFIFPPHDFSIANCMITNFHTPKSTLLMMISAFCGHDLMKKAYEEAIKEGYKFYSYGDAMLIL; encoded by the coding sequence ATGAAATTATCACACTTCAATTTCAATTTACCGAAAGAACTTTTGGCTGAATTTCCAGCAGAAAACAGAGATGAATCTCGTTTAATGGTAATTGACCGTAAAAAAAACACAATCGAACATAAAATGTTTAAAGACGTGATCAACTATTTTGATGACGGAGACGTTTTAATTCTTAATAATACAAAAGTTTTCCCTGCTCGTTTGTACGGAAACAAAGAAAAAACTGGAGCTAGAATTGAAGTTTTCTTATTAAGAGAATTAAATTCAGAGCAACGCCTTTGGGATGTTTTAGTAGATCCTGCTAGAAAAATCCGTATTGGTAACAAACTTTATTTTGGTGATGACGATTCGTTAGTTGCTGAGGTAATTGACAATACAACTTCTCGTGGTAGAACTTTACGTTTCTTATACGATGGTTCTTATGAAGAATTCAGAAACAAATTGACTGAACTTGGAGAAACTCCAATTCCTAAATACATCAACAGAGAAGTAACTGCTGAAGATGCTGAAAGATACCAAACTATCTATGCAAAAGAAGAAGGAGCTGTAGCGGCACCAACTGCTGGTTTGCACTTCTCAAAACACCTTTTGAAAAAATTAGAAATCAAAGGGGTGAACTTTGCTGAGGTAACTTTACACGTAGGTTTAGGAACATTTAACCCAGTTGAGGTTGAAGATTTATCTAAACATAAAATGGATTCTGAGGAATTAATCATTACTCAAGAAGCTTGTGATATTGTTAACGAAGGAAAAGCAAAGAAAAAACGTATCTGTGCTGTAGGAACAACTTCTATGCGTGCCATCGAAAGTTCTGTTTCTTCTGCAAATACTTTGAATCCATACGAAGGATGGACAAATAAATTTATTTTCCCTCCTCACGATTTCAGTATTGCAAACTGTATGATTACAAACTTCCACACACCAAAATCAACATTATTAATGATGATTTCTGCTTTCTGTGGTCACGATTTAATGAAAAAAGCATATGAAGAAGCGATCAAAGAAGGATACAAATTCTATTCTTACGGAGATGCAATGTTAATCTTATAA
- a CDS encoding YMGG-like glycine zipper-containing protein has protein sequence MKGLYILLTVIFLTSCQNQSKEDINKAKQASIDSMKVEINKQRVIDSMKTEMAKLNEEKIEAQKEKVVVVHQQDATAAAPAKKKGWSATAKGAVIGAGVGAATGAIVSKKKGEGAIIGGLAGAAVGTGTGAVIDSKNKKKE, from the coding sequence ATGAAAGGCTTATATATTTTATTGACCGTGATATTTTTAACTTCTTGCCAAAACCAAAGCAAAGAAGATATAAATAAAGCCAAACAAGCCAGCATTGATTCAATGAAAGTTGAGATTAACAAACAGCGTGTTATCGATTCGATGAAGACTGAAATGGCGAAATTAAATGAAGAGAAGATCGAAGCTCAAAAAGAGAAAGTTGTTGTAGTGCATCAGCAAGATGCAACGGCTGCTGCACCAGCTAAAAAGAAAGGTTGGAGTGCGACTGCTAAAGGAGCTGTAATTGGTGCTGGAGTAGGTGCTGCAACAGGAGCAATTGTTAGTAAGAAAAAAGGAGAAGGTGCCATTATTGGTGGTTTAGCCGGAGCTGCAGTTGGAACAGGAACAGGAGCTGTTATTGACAGTAAAAACAAAAAGAAAGAATAG